A single Crateriforma conspicua DNA region contains:
- a CDS encoding A24 family peptidase, translating into MSIDTAECTGSDPFRTTLVGEYIRVLLSVTAVATVACWSPSAMQGPVALWLVVANLAVLATCIDLGPCGLLRMLGLVTLAVAASLRFSTEDVPWWGPIWFMSPGSTLVSLGVLAARDLLAMLSRRGRDGNGRQDSGESIGINQMSEKSSEDGGRTSAWSYRRIAIVLACIGMTIYMIIVPSGSAVMESFAERPTSYALEDLTVLELLRVRTAKLAVFLVFASFGACLGSFLNVVAASLPRGDSIALRSSACPQCHTPIRRIDNLPIFSYLNLGGRCRHCQAAIPVRYLAVEVLAMLIVSLLFFCELITGAANVPGFPFYQFTGIVWIILYTKWPVVGIFFFHVAMMCMVMTVALMERDRLRPPVWFAITLWAFFALLPVLVPTLRPIDFGRHLPSILQLTIPEVADRAVSSLLGGSVGWLMALLADRIVKVSRKRGLVTAFVLVGIAMGWQAVVTITVIYWLMVWALSLRSFGRRWMFRNGATAVLLAAVVLHHPFWKMIDRCW; encoded by the coding sequence ATGAGTATCGACACGGCTGAGTGCACCGGTTCGGATCCATTTCGCACCACGTTGGTCGGCGAATACATCCGGGTGTTGTTGTCGGTCACCGCGGTGGCAACGGTTGCGTGTTGGTCGCCGTCTGCGATGCAGGGGCCGGTTGCCTTATGGTTGGTGGTGGCTAATCTGGCGGTTCTGGCCACCTGTATTGATCTAGGTCCATGCGGGTTGCTGCGGATGCTGGGCCTGGTGACGTTGGCGGTGGCTGCGTCGCTGCGTTTTTCGACCGAGGATGTCCCTTGGTGGGGCCCGATTTGGTTCATGTCGCCTGGTTCGACATTGGTGTCCCTTGGGGTTTTGGCCGCGCGGGATCTGCTGGCCATGCTTTCGCGACGAGGTCGCGATGGAAATGGAAGGCAGGACTCGGGCGAATCGATCGGGATCAATCAGATGAGTGAAAAATCGAGCGAGGACGGGGGGCGGACATCCGCTTGGTCCTATCGACGGATTGCCATCGTGTTGGCTTGTATCGGGATGACCATCTACATGATCATCGTCCCATCGGGATCGGCGGTAATGGAATCGTTTGCCGAGCGCCCGACCAGTTACGCGTTGGAAGACCTGACGGTGCTGGAACTCTTGCGGGTTCGTACCGCAAAGCTTGCCGTGTTTCTGGTCTTTGCCAGTTTTGGGGCCTGTCTGGGCAGTTTTCTGAACGTCGTGGCGGCAAGTCTTCCGCGTGGCGACTCGATCGCGCTGCGGTCGTCGGCATGCCCCCAGTGTCACACGCCAATCCGACGAATCGATAATCTGCCGATCTTCAGCTATCTGAATCTTGGTGGACGTTGCCGTCATTGCCAGGCGGCGATCCCCGTGCGTTATCTAGCTGTCGAAGTCTTGGCGATGCTGATCGTGTCGCTGTTGTTTTTCTGTGAATTGATCACCGGTGCGGCCAACGTTCCCGGATTTCCCTTTTATCAATTCACCGGAATCGTTTGGATCATCCTGTACACCAAGTGGCCGGTGGTCGGGATCTTTTTTTTCCACGTTGCCATGATGTGCATGGTGATGACGGTGGCGCTAATGGAACGCGACCGTCTGCGGCCTCCGGTCTGGTTTGCCATCACGTTGTGGGCGTTCTTTGCGTTGTTGCCGGTGCTGGTGCCGACGCTGCGCCCGATCGACTTTGGACGGCATCTGCCTTCGATACTGCAACTGACGATTCCGGAAGTTGCCGACCGGGCGGTGTCTAGTTTGTTGGGCGGAAGTGTCGGATGGTTGATGGCATTGTTGGCCGACAGGATCGTCAAAGTTTCGCGAAAGCGCGGCTTGGTGACGGCGTTTGTCCTGGTCGGCATCGCGATGGGGTGGCAGGCCGTTGTCACAATCACCGTTATCTATTGGTTGATGGTGTGGGCCCTGTCGCTTCGATCCTTCGGCCGGCGGTGGATGTTTCGCAATGGGGCGACCGCGGTCCTGCTTGCCGCGGTAGTTTTGCATCATCCGTTTTGGAAAATGATCGATCGATGCTGGTGA
- a CDS encoding AAA family ATPase, whose amino-acid sequence MSVATDEEQSDCQSHAQWISGLQLHLRHVLLGKDEQIDLVIACLLAKGHLLLDDLPGTGKTTLAKAIADALNSRLARVQCTPDLMPADITGFSVFNQKTREFEFHAGPVFADVLLADELNRTTPRTQSALLEAMAERQVTIDGKPHPLSSAFFVIATQNPIDSHGAYPLPEAQLDRFSIKLKIGYPDRQAQLRILERQVLGSGDESANGPNPTASSLTLDQLRRLQMDAQSVKVHPRVSEYLIDLVEASRDDAGVELGVSPRGMLCWQAMAQAWALMQGRDFVTPSDVAKVAQPVLSVRLLTRGEDVDTVIDRIMNSVDTPEYK is encoded by the coding sequence ATGAGCGTTGCCACCGACGAAGAACAGTCAGATTGCCAGTCGCACGCCCAGTGGATCTCGGGGCTTCAGTTGCATTTGCGGCACGTGTTGCTGGGCAAGGACGAACAAATCGATTTGGTCATTGCTTGTTTGTTAGCGAAGGGGCACCTGTTGCTGGACGACCTTCCCGGGACGGGAAAGACGACCTTGGCAAAAGCCATCGCCGATGCGCTCAACAGCCGTTTGGCCCGTGTCCAGTGCACCCCCGATTTGATGCCCGCGGACATCACCGGTTTCAGCGTCTTTAACCAGAAAACACGGGAGTTCGAATTTCACGCGGGGCCCGTTTTTGCGGACGTCTTGCTGGCGGACGAATTGAATCGGACAACGCCACGGACACAAAGTGCACTTTTGGAAGCGATGGCTGAACGTCAGGTCACCATCGATGGAAAGCCGCATCCGCTGTCGTCGGCGTTCTTCGTCATTGCCACGCAAAACCCGATTGATTCGCATGGTGCCTATCCATTGCCGGAGGCACAGTTGGACCGCTTTTCTATCAAGCTGAAAATCGGCTATCCGGACCGTCAGGCTCAACTGCGAATCCTGGAACGTCAGGTGTTGGGCAGCGGCGACGAATCCGCAAATGGACCGAACCCGACCGCTTCGTCGCTGACCCTGGATCAGTTGCGGCGTTTGCAAATGGACGCGCAAAGCGTGAAGGTTCACCCGCGTGTCAGCGAATACTTGATCGATCTGGTGGAAGCATCACGCGATGACGCCGGTGTCGAATTGGGCGTCAGCCCCCGTGGGATGCTTTGCTGGCAAGCAATGGCCCAGGCTTGGGCGCTGATGCAGGGGCGGGATTTTGTGACTCCGTCTGATGTCGCCAAGGTTGCCCAGCCCGTTCTTTCGGTGCGGTTACTGACTCGGGGTGAAGACGTCGACACGGTCATTGATCGAATCATGAACTCGGTCGACACCCCGGAGTACAAGTGA
- a CDS encoding ArsR/SmtB family transcription factor — protein sequence MQKTPTNHRSAATEDDSPSCCSDDHQHPLTGFDDVACERAAAIFRALGDPQRLRLLIMLEARSCCVSELAEALGEPLPAISQRLRVLKSERIVRSRREGKHVFYSLADGHISRLVTNGVMHAMEDA from the coding sequence ATGCAAAAAACGCCGACCAATCACCGATCAGCCGCGACCGAAGACGATTCGCCCAGCTGCTGCAGCGACGACCATCAGCATCCGCTGACGGGTTTTGATGACGTCGCCTGCGAACGCGCCGCGGCAATCTTTCGTGCGCTCGGCGACCCACAACGCCTGCGTTTGCTGATCATGTTGGAGGCTAGGTCTTGCTGTGTTTCGGAATTGGCCGAAGCATTGGGAGAACCGCTTCCGGCGATTTCGCAAAGACTGCGCGTCCTGAAAAGCGAGCGGATCGTTCGATCGCGTCGCGAAGGCAAGCATGTGTTTTACAGTCTGGCCGACGGTCACATTTCGCGTTTGGTGACCAACGGCGTGATGCATGCAATGGAAGACGCTTGA
- a CDS encoding ZIP family metal transporter produces the protein MNTFALLAVYCCLIAFVSLAGGRLTSLIRMTHLRTQLLMSGVGGLMLGIALLHLLPHATEILGSPSRAGTGALLGLTAMFLLIRLFHTHDHAVPVVDDSGEGASCDGDGSDRSHGDSGRGHAPVCDHHHHHGVKGISWVGLFFGLLLHTLVDGIALSASVIAEADHGAWLGLAGLGTFLAVALHKPLDAFAITSVMNRQRWSVAAQWAANSVFSLACPVGAIAFYFGVSGLVDHSDLLGWGLAVSAGFFIGIALADLLPEVAFHDHDRGKLTLVFLLGIVVAFAIENLPGHSHDHGHSHGHESRADTHDHGEHDPSHADGHSH, from the coding sequence ATGAATACGTTTGCACTGCTTGCCGTCTATTGCTGTCTGATCGCCTTTGTCTCCTTGGCCGGTGGGCGTCTGACGTCGCTGATCCGGATGACGCACCTCCGAACCCAGTTGCTGATGAGTGGCGTGGGAGGATTAATGTTGGGCATCGCTTTGCTGCATTTGCTGCCACACGCCACTGAGATTCTGGGATCGCCCAGTCGGGCCGGTACGGGCGCACTGTTGGGGCTGACGGCGATGTTCCTGTTGATCCGGCTGTTTCACACGCACGACCATGCCGTGCCCGTGGTGGATGATTCGGGGGAAGGGGCGTCGTGTGATGGCGACGGATCCGACCGTTCACACGGCGATTCGGGACGTGGTCACGCGCCGGTTTGCGACCATCACCATCACCACGGCGTGAAAGGTATTAGTTGGGTCGGATTGTTCTTCGGGCTGTTGCTTCACACGTTGGTCGACGGCATCGCGCTTTCGGCCAGTGTCATTGCCGAAGCCGACCACGGTGCGTGGCTGGGGTTGGCGGGACTGGGGACGTTTCTGGCTGTTGCCCTGCACAAGCCGTTGGACGCGTTCGCGATCACTTCGGTAATGAATCGCCAGCGATGGTCGGTCGCCGCACAATGGGCCGCCAATTCCGTGTTTTCCCTGGCGTGTCCTGTCGGAGCGATCGCGTTCTATTTTGGCGTCAGCGGGTTGGTGGACCATTCAGATCTATTGGGGTGGGGATTGGCCGTGAGCGCCGGATTCTTCATCGGTATCGCCCTGGCCGATTTGCTGCCGGAGGTCGCGTTCCATGATCATGATCGCGGCAAGCTGACTCTGGTGTTTCTGTTGGGAATCGTGGTGGCGTTTGCCATCGAAAATCTGCCAGGTCATTCCCATGATCATGGCCACTCCCACGGCCATGAATCGAGGGCAGATACGCACGACCACGGCGAACATGATCCCAGTCACGCGGATGGTCATTCGCACTAG
- a CDS encoding permease, producing MNNPVLNAVFGGLLRMTEALMASAPTLLVGLAVAAILRFYLGANGTRRLFGGDSLRALPQSWAVGMLLPVCSIGVLPILIEMRRAKLKAGALSAFALAAPLFNPLSLLYGVTLSRPYVILMFAVGSLLVVTLVGMFWDRYSAAREREDDSQALASEKDPTDIGVRRLFAVIGYMCRQLVGPVGVWTLVAALGVGLLACFLPWGALQHSINRDDWWAPARMAGVAIPAYATPMLAMSQLGMMFQHANSPGAAFILLVIGAGVNLGTIGWLARHFSNRSVAVWFTCLMVIVVGIAYALNRPLIPPGVTPSDHTHAFDIYTNPIHFLDSNVGAFAREKLAEKFGPVEQICLAIFAAMGLAGAALRLLDRTKGDGTESVSAGSESVDTPPQSTMLGYDRIVSSQVVGGTMIIGLIVISVVMCYSFYPAPEECMEEIRLIRAEAMSAALSGDTEHAKFWVPHWDQWSRRAEVGAFLRRGTITPYQRMQGFLLRKKLDLFEHELEHEHDDPFEIRGFVDDVMATDTRWRTAYREPYGSSDEEVVVNNVVIPSDQDL from the coding sequence GTGAACAACCCGGTTTTGAATGCGGTCTTCGGCGGTCTTTTGCGAATGACCGAAGCGTTGATGGCATCTGCACCGACGCTGTTGGTCGGCCTGGCGGTCGCTGCGATCTTGCGGTTTTACTTGGGAGCCAACGGAACACGACGTCTGTTTGGTGGCGACAGTTTGCGTGCACTGCCCCAGTCATGGGCGGTGGGCATGTTGTTGCCGGTGTGCAGCATCGGCGTCCTGCCAATCTTGATCGAGATGCGTCGTGCAAAATTGAAAGCCGGAGCGTTGTCGGCTTTTGCACTGGCCGCGCCCTTGTTCAATCCCCTGTCACTGCTTTACGGCGTGACGCTATCGCGGCCCTACGTGATCTTGATGTTCGCGGTCGGTTCGTTGTTGGTCGTGACGTTGGTGGGGATGTTTTGGGATCGCTATTCGGCCGCTCGAGAACGCGAGGACGACAGCCAGGCCCTGGCGAGTGAAAAAGATCCTACGGATATCGGTGTGCGTCGCTTGTTTGCGGTGATCGGTTACATGTGCCGGCAACTGGTCGGTCCGGTCGGCGTCTGGACATTGGTGGCGGCGTTGGGCGTCGGGCTACTGGCCTGTTTTCTGCCGTGGGGGGCATTGCAGCACTCGATCAATCGTGACGACTGGTGGGCACCCGCGCGGATGGCCGGTGTTGCGATTCCCGCTTACGCGACGCCGATGTTGGCGATGAGCCAACTTGGGATGATGTTCCAGCACGCCAATTCACCCGGCGCCGCCTTCATTTTGCTGGTGATTGGCGCCGGGGTGAACCTGGGCACCATCGGATGGTTGGCCCGACATTTCAGCAACCGAAGTGTTGCCGTTTGGTTCACATGTTTGATGGTCATCGTGGTGGGCATTGCCTATGCACTGAACCGGCCGCTGATCCCGCCGGGGGTCACACCATCGGACCACACGCATGCTTTTGATATTTATACGAATCCGATTCACTTTTTGGATTCGAACGTCGGCGCTTTCGCACGCGAGAAGCTCGCAGAGAAGTTTGGGCCGGTTGAACAGATCTGCCTCGCCATCTTTGCTGCGATGGGGTTGGCCGGGGCAGCCTTACGTTTGCTGGATCGGACCAAAGGCGATGGGACGGAATCGGTATCGGCTGGTTCGGAATCCGTCGATACGCCACCCCAGTCAACGATGCTGGGATACGATCGCATTGTCAGTTCACAGGTCGTTGGCGGCACGATGATCATTGGATTGATCGTCATCAGTGTGGTGATGTGCTACAGCTTCTACCCTGCCCCGGAAGAATGCATGGAAGAAATTCGGTTGATCCGAGCCGAAGCGATGTCTGCTGCACTGAGTGGCGACACCGAGCATGCCAAGTTCTGGGTGCCGCATTGGGACCAGTGGTCACGTCGTGCGGAAGTCGGAGCGTTTTTGCGTCGTGGCACGATCACTCCCTATCAACGGATGCAAGGGTTCTTGTTGCGTAAAAAGTTGGACTTGTTCGAACACGAATTGGAACATGAGCACGACGACCCGTTTGAGATCCGTGGCTTCGTCGACGATGTGATGGCAACCGACACTCGTTGGCGGACTGCGTATCGCGAACCCTATGGATCCAGCGATGAAGAAGTTGTCGTCAACAATGTGGTCATCCCAAGCGATCAGGACCTTTAA
- a CDS encoding Fur family transcriptional regulator, with translation MKQAMTTTDSIRDSIRAAGLRATPARLATLQMVRDADSPLSHAEVAERLAENGIDKATAFRNLCDMTDVGLLRRTELGDHVYRFEEVRSGETVADAHPHFVCTVCGSVCCMDSVKLTASSRRASEEVGEVTEILLRGRCKNCASQ, from the coding sequence ATGAAACAAGCGATGACGACAACGGATTCCATCCGGGATTCGATCCGAGCGGCCGGTCTGCGTGCGACCCCCGCGCGTTTGGCCACGCTACAGATGGTCCGCGATGCCGATTCGCCGCTATCGCACGCGGAGGTCGCCGAGCGTCTGGCCGAAAACGGGATCGACAAAGCCACCGCGTTTCGCAATCTGTGCGACATGACCGACGTGGGATTGCTGCGACGGACCGAGCTGGGGGACCACGTCTATCGCTTCGAAGAAGTGAGGTCGGGAGAAACGGTCGCCGACGCCCACCCCCACTTCGTTTGCACCGTCTGTGGCTCGGTCTGCTGTATGGACAGCGTCAAGCTAACTGCGAGCAGCCGGCGCGCCAGCGAAGAGGTGGGCGAAGTGACCGAAATTCTGCTTCGCGGACGCTGCAAGAATTGCGCGTCGCAGTAA
- a CDS encoding HoxN/HupN/NixA family nickel/cobalt transporter — protein MHDHAHQFTLGLAFGLGALHALEPGHGKTAMLVYLSGERRSWLHPLVMGLSSAAAHSLSMMGIAAAVHLSHHLVTGDHHHDDVAVTSAMQWISAGLVLCVGLWMLAVAFRGKPSKCGCGGHHDEACDTKKGFGSRTSYSMSALLGVAFGLLPCPSAMAAYFTSMSTGTPVAAYAVIGLFAAGIACSITFFGIIVQVFGTRLFSAESNLSRLPWSYIRAGLILCIGVFYTARLVV, from the coding sequence ATGCATGATCACGCTCATCAATTCACCCTGGGCCTGGCGTTCGGCTTGGGAGCTCTGCATGCGCTCGAACCCGGACACGGAAAGACCGCGATGCTGGTTTATTTGTCTGGCGAGCGGCGAAGTTGGCTGCATCCCCTGGTCATGGGCCTATCCAGTGCCGCGGCGCACAGTCTGTCGATGATGGGGATCGCCGCAGCGGTGCACCTTTCCCATCACCTGGTCACCGGAGACCATCATCACGACGATGTGGCGGTCACCTCGGCGATGCAGTGGATCAGTGCCGGCCTTGTTTTGTGTGTCGGCCTTTGGATGCTGGCGGTCGCTTTTCGCGGCAAGCCTTCGAAGTGCGGCTGTGGCGGCCATCATGACGAAGCTTGCGACACCAAGAAAGGTTTTGGGTCTCGCACCAGTTATTCGATGAGCGCACTTTTGGGTGTCGCATTTGGCCTGCTTCCCTGTCCGTCCGCGATGGCCGCTTATTTCACCAGCATGTCGACCGGGACACCGGTGGCGGCATACGCCGTCATTGGGCTGTTCGCCGCCGGCATTGCCTGTTCGATCACCTTTTTTGGCATCATCGTGCAGGTGTTTGGAACTCGATTGTTTTCGGCCGAATCAAATTTGTCGCGACTGCCCTGGTCTTACATTCGGGCCGGGCTGATCCTGTGCATCGGCGTCTTTTACACCGCGCGACTGGTCGTCTGA
- a CDS encoding carbon-nitrogen hydrolase family protein yields MPSIRIALANVRPARDADHALEIVLETMVAAAKGGASIVCFPECFLPGYRTEPSVRQPSETWLNQAWAVVDEKAADLSICVILGTERVAKDGRKITARVTNLDGSSAGFQDKVQLDPSEEAVYISGRSRKIFHCGPLVFGVVICHEGWRYPETVRWAAHNGAHVVFHPHFEVVEATDYFPSGFADPTNSFHEKAALCRAAENTCYFATVNCALPGASTTSAVVDPDGVLITHQPYGEAGVLFADIRTEKATGRLAKRLRSFDVDDQDATLKRR; encoded by the coding sequence ATGCCGTCCATCCGCATCGCCCTTGCCAACGTGCGGCCCGCCCGCGACGCCGATCATGCTTTGGAAATCGTATTGGAGACGATGGTGGCGGCGGCAAAGGGAGGTGCGTCCATCGTTTGTTTCCCCGAGTGTTTCTTGCCGGGGTATCGAACGGAGCCTTCTGTACGGCAGCCAAGTGAAACGTGGCTGAATCAAGCCTGGGCCGTGGTGGATGAAAAAGCTGCCGACCTTTCGATTTGTGTCATCCTGGGCACCGAACGAGTCGCAAAAGACGGACGTAAGATCACGGCACGGGTCACAAACCTCGACGGCAGTTCTGCGGGCTTTCAAGACAAGGTTCAACTCGACCCATCCGAAGAAGCCGTCTATATCAGCGGGCGTAGCCGCAAGATCTTCCATTGCGGGCCACTGGTGTTCGGCGTCGTGATTTGCCACGAGGGTTGGCGTTATCCAGAAACCGTTCGCTGGGCCGCACACAATGGTGCACATGTGGTGTTTCACCCGCATTTCGAAGTCGTCGAAGCCACGGACTATTTTCCATCAGGTTTTGCCGATCCGACGAACAGCTTTCATGAGAAGGCGGCCCTGTGTCGTGCCGCGGAAAACACGTGTTACTTTGCCACGGTCAATTGCGCCCTGCCGGGCGCATCAACAACGTCGGCGGTGGTGGATCCTGACGGTGTTCTGATAACGCATCAACCTTACGGTGAAGCGGGAGTCCTTTTCGCAGACATCCGCACCGAGAAGGCCACGGGGCGTCTGGCCAAACGCTTGCGATCCTTTGACGTCGACGATCAAGACGCAACGTTGAAACGGCGATAG
- a CDS encoding DUF1206 domain-containing protein, with protein MSISTPAKHSASSNQANASDFSWHGFKTRSMPEVPSWVETFGRFGHVAKGVVYFIIGLLAFQLAIGAGGEISGSRDAIREIGQQPFGQFLLGLMAIGLIGFTAWRWVQAVKDTEGAGNEAKGIVKRIGYTVSGLAYLLLGCFAGSLALGFGSPSGSGGNNAASSLLDSTWGRVVLGIAGAVTIGVAIYFVYKAYKAKFMTKYRIAEMSDTARELALKAGRFGLSTRGVAFAIIGAFILVSAIRGTADGQVAGISDALAAIAAQSYGKLLIGVTGFGLMSYAVHLFLMARYRRFNVAS; from the coding sequence ATGTCGATCTCTACGCCTGCGAAACACTCTGCGTCGTCCAACCAAGCCAACGCTTCTGATTTTTCTTGGCACGGATTCAAGACACGATCCATGCCCGAAGTCCCGTCTTGGGTCGAAACCTTCGGGCGATTTGGTCATGTGGCCAAGGGCGTTGTCTACTTCATCATTGGGCTCTTGGCGTTTCAACTGGCGATCGGTGCCGGAGGTGAAATATCCGGCTCGCGTGACGCTATCCGGGAAATTGGCCAGCAACCGTTTGGTCAGTTCTTACTTGGATTGATGGCGATCGGGTTGATCGGTTTCACCGCATGGCGATGGGTGCAAGCGGTCAAGGATACCGAAGGCGCCGGGAACGAAGCCAAGGGGATTGTGAAGCGAATCGGGTATACGGTCAGCGGTTTGGCCTATTTGCTGCTCGGCTGTTTCGCCGGCTCGCTGGCTCTCGGATTCGGCAGTCCTTCCGGTTCGGGCGGTAACAACGCCGCCAGCAGTCTGCTTGATTCAACCTGGGGACGCGTCGTCCTGGGAATCGCCGGCGCAGTGACGATCGGTGTGGCCATCTACTTTGTTTACAAGGCGTACAAAGCAAAGTTCATGACGAAGTACCGTATCGCCGAAATGAGTGACACCGCGCGAGAACTTGCGTTGAAGGCGGGACGATTCGGTTTGTCGACCCGTGGCGTGGCGTTTGCGATCATTGGAGCGTTTATCCTGGTTTCGGCGATTCGCGGCACCGCTGATGGACAGGTCGCGGGGATCAGCGATGCCTTGGCCGCGATCGCCGCTCAATCCTACGGGAAGCTGTTGATTGGCGTGACTGGATTCGGGCTGATGAGCTACGCTGTGCACCTGTTTTTGATGGCACGCTATCGCCGTTTCAACGTTGCGTCTTGA
- a CDS encoding ATP-binding protein, with translation MSILPRAKQSANAFEYSLELVLTDEALVRGNRKIDRDARRANFRDESQLKDFGFSFNRSVDRARVFDLASGHFLSGAKDVLMCGPLGTGKSHVAQAIGHAVIRIGAVVFYQSIFDVVRDFLHDEAMGGEEKVLTKYLKPDLLIIDDMGIKQLPKRSGEYLFEIIMRRHEVRSVMMTTNRPLEDWGKLIGDVPGASAILDRFMQSAEIMKIAGRSYRLKNAEKSSKGTRDAPRWPLFKRPVTKRSQMSRVAFCDCERMEKKS, from the coding sequence TTGTCGATTTTGCCTCGTGCGAAGCAGTCAGCTAACGCATTTGAATATTCTCTGGAGCTGGTGCTCACTGATGAAGCGCTGGTGCGTGGGAATCGCAAGATCGATCGCGACGCCCGCCGCGCGAACTTTCGCGATGAAAGTCAGCTGAAAGACTTTGGCTTCTCTTTCAACCGTAGCGTCGATCGAGCGCGGGTATTCGACCTGGCCAGCGGTCACTTCCTTAGCGGTGCCAAGGACGTGTTGATGTGCGGCCCGCTCGGTACCGGCAAGAGCCACGTGGCCCAAGCGATCGGTCACGCCGTGATTCGCATCGGAGCCGTCGTCTTCTACCAAAGTATCTTCGACGTGGTGCGAGACTTCTTGCACGACGAGGCGATGGGAGGCGAAGAGAAGGTGTTGACGAAGTACCTGAAACCGGACCTGTTGATCATCGACGACATGGGAATAAAGCAGTTGCCCAAACGCAGCGGTGAATACCTATTCGAGATCATCATGCGTCGTCACGAGGTTCGCAGCGTGATGATGACGACGAACCGTCCACTGGAGGACTGGGGCAAACTGATCGGCGACGTGCCCGGCGCCAGCGCAATTCTGGATCGGTTTATGCAATCGGCGGAGATCATGAAGATCGCCGGCCGAAGCTATCGTCTGAAAAATGCCGAGAAAAGTTCAAAGGGGACCAGAGACGCCCCCAGGTGGCCCCTTTTCAAACGCCCCGTGACAAAAAGAAGCCAAATGTCGAGGGTCGCGTTTTGTGATTGCGAGCGTATGGAAAAGAAGAGTTGA